A single Glycine soja cultivar W05 chromosome 14, ASM419377v2, whole genome shotgun sequence DNA region contains:
- the LOC114383515 gene encoding serine/threonine-protein phosphatase 7 long form homolog: MKRHEFVWEPYPSTVISLLPPVCLVGSLAWYAVVPLICFQVIEWHQPDRVLRQFGMQQPIPESPSQPLNIHGITLKGKHDENWGQLFAPMIDQWNNRHAFRVDAYPRQEGLLSFNSDYMVWYR, from the exons atgaaacgtcatgag tttgtgtgGGAGCCGTACCCATCAACCGTTATATCACTGTTGCCTCCCGTTTGTTTAGTCGGAAGTCTCGCGTGGTAcgcggtggtgccactaatttgtttccaagttattgagtggcaccaaccggaCAGAGTATTGAGACAATTTGGGATGCAACAACCAATTCCAGAGTCTCCTTCACAACCCTTAAACATTCATGGCATAACATTAAAAGGGAAACATGACGAAAATTGGGGCCAATTGTTCGCCCCAATGATTGATCAGTGGAATAATCGCCATGCATTTAGGGTCGACGCTTATCCCCGACAAGAAGGCCTATTGAGCTTTAACTCGGACTACATGGTGTGGTATAGGTGA